From Nocardia sp. NBC_00416:
GAAGGGAGTGCTCACCGGCACGACGCCGCCACCGTTGCGGTGGCTCGACGGGACGGTCGGAACAGATCCATCGATCTCGCGGGCACGCCTGTCGATATCGTCGGCTGCCCTGTCGACTTCGTCGTGCACGCGATCCACCGAGTTCAGGAGAGCGTGGATCAGTCCGATCTCCGCTGCGGCGGAGAGCCGGTAGATCCCGTCGTCGCCGGAGGCCGGTGCGGGCGCGCTGGTGAGCGTGTTCTTCAGTTCCCTCTCGATCGTCCGGACGTTCTGGTAGGTCTTGTTCGAGGTGTCGAACGCCGCGAACTTCGAGCTGTCGATGTTCTGGTTCTCCCGTTCGAGTTCCGATACCCGGGTCTCGACTTCTTTGCGGCGATCGGAATAGCTGTCGACCAGGACGGATTTGTCCTCGGGTGCATCCAGCCCCTCGTCGCTGAGCAGACCCTTCTTCTCCAGCCACTCGACGAAGTCCGGCTGGCTGCCGGGGTCGCCCGAGGCCAGCAGCAGCACCGACCGCTGAATGTATTCCTCGACCGCGTCGATGATCGCGTCGAGGCCCGGGCTGGAGCCGTCAGGGTGCGGCAGGGTGATCTCGAGTTGCGCCGCGCTGGTCGGACTCATCCGGATCCTTCTCTCTGCGCCGACTGGACGGGTCCCAGCGCGCTGCCGGTACGGGGGCGACCGGCGTCGGGCCGGAGTGTCACCCAGTGCGACATATCGCCATTATCGGACATTCTCGGCGTAGGGAAATGTATCCGATTCACCC
This genomic window contains:
- a CDS encoding C40 family peptidase — its product is MSPTSAAQLEITLPHPDGSSPGLDAIIDAVEEYIQRSVLLLASGDPGSQPDFVEWLEKKGLLSDEGLDAPEDKSVLVDSYSDRRKEVETRVSELERENQNIDSSKFAAFDTSNKTYQNVRTIERELKNTLTSAPAPASGDDGIYRLSAAAEIGLIHALLNSVDRVHDEVDRAADDIDRRAREIDGSVPTVPSSHRNGGGVVPVSTPFRQTASDAGYEDSDHDDPVGDALDRARSQIGVSEFDEAFDSKPYDNDSAWCAAFTSWLWDEAGYKVNWTDYDYVPAVWNDALTMNLDATAGQAQPGDLIVFDWKGDGNPDHIGIVESVRDGRIHTIEGNSSDKVQRQNYAIGAGQIFGIVKAPSAERSVEA